In Candidatus Poribacteria bacterium, one genomic interval encodes:
- a CDS encoding EamA family transporter produces the protein MKDFLLLFFNVLLTVIGQILFKHGMNTIGRISTLRDALGKLTQAFLNPYILSGIAIYGFTTLVWLVILSRVKLSIAYPMLSSGYVLSILFSWMVFKESIPKIRIIGALIICIGVYLVAQGES, from the coding sequence ATGAAAGATTTTTTACTGCTATTTTTCAACGTCTTGCTGACAGTGATCGGGCAAATTCTGTTCAAACACGGCATGAATACGATAGGTCGTATCAGTACGCTGCGGGATGCCCTTGGAAAATTGACGCAGGCGTTCTTGAACCCTTATATTCTCAGCGGGATTGCGATATACGGTTTTACAACGCTCGTCTGGCTCGTTATTCTGTCGCGCGTTAAACTGAGTATCGCGTATCCGATGTTAAGTTCTGGATATGTGTTGTCAATTTTGTTTTCATGGATGGTGTTCAAAGAATCCATTCCGAAGATTCGTATAATTGGCGCGCTGATCATCTGTATCGGTGTTTATCTTGTTGCGCAAGGGGAGTCTTAA
- a CDS encoding tetratricopeptide repeat protein: MKKNRALLNTGMFQEAADGLETLVETDPEDAEARILLAKAYNALGRYTDAVVQLRKASQLYATDPETLAATRLELARTYLKFGDRDSAFRVLRLIQHGNSDHSVLRQIAELIGDSYESKQLTHGDSDNYSPTFSSDGTEIAFASFRLDNGEIYLMDLNGRIRRRVTFTTDFNDSSPTFLTTPNYIFYSSEPKSSREVKVVIQSSGSTPIYAGFNLTHIHSKVTRAVLPVSFGARVPRASPVENQVIYESNADGNLELYLLNLDGLDLAQITSADVEPKRITYNETDDGSPAFFPDGKRIVFVSSRGDVNQLYTMDIDGQNEKHFNPNRYDCYNPTVSPDGKTIAYVSARDGDMEIYLIDADGKNERRITGEIGVSIHPAFSPDGRHLAYVSDRSNTFHIYMMSLDKPITREELVKRLWN, translated from the coding sequence TTGAAAAAGAACCGAGCCCTCTTAAACACTGGCATGTTCCAAGAAGCGGCAGATGGGTTAGAGACCCTTGTTGAGACAGATCCTGAAGATGCCGAGGCGCGGATACTGCTTGCGAAAGCCTACAATGCACTAGGACGTTACACCGATGCGGTCGTGCAGCTCCGAAAAGCTTCGCAACTTTACGCCACAGACCCTGAAACCCTTGCTGCAACGCGTCTTGAACTCGCACGAACCTATCTCAAATTCGGGGATAGAGACTCTGCCTTCCGCGTGTTACGACTCATTCAACACGGCAATTCCGATCACTCGGTTTTGCGCCAAATCGCTGAACTGATTGGGGATAGTTACGAAAGTAAACAACTCACCCACGGGGACTCGGATAACTATTCACCCACTTTCTCATCAGATGGAACAGAGATAGCGTTTGCCTCGTTCCGACTTGACAACGGCGAAATTTATTTGATGGACTTGAACGGGCGCATTCGCCGCCGCGTGACGTTCACGACGGATTTCAACGACAGTTCCCCCACCTTTCTTACAACTCCGAACTATATTTTCTATAGCAGCGAACCGAAATCATCACGAGAGGTTAAAGTGGTAATCCAGAGTAGCGGTTCAACGCCGATTTACGCTGGCTTCAACTTGACCCACATTCATAGCAAAGTTACACGGGCGGTCTTACCGGTAAGCTTCGGTGCTCGTGTGCCGCGGGCGTCACCGGTGGAAAATCAGGTAATTTACGAATCCAATGCTGACGGAAATCTGGAATTATATCTTCTCAATTTAGATGGGCTTGATCTGGCACAAATTACATCTGCCGACGTTGAACCGAAACGCATCACTTACAACGAGACCGATGACGGAAGCCCGGCGTTCTTCCCTGATGGCAAACGCATCGTATTTGTCTCCTCTCGGGGCGATGTCAATCAGCTCTACACAATGGATATTGATGGACAGAACGAGAAACATTTCAATCCGAACCGCTACGATTGTTACAATCCGACCGTGTCGCCTGATGGCAAAACGATAGCGTATGTCTCCGCCAGAGACGGGGACATGGAGATTTACCTTATCGATGCTGATGGTAAAAACGAGCGACGTATCACAGGTGAAATCGGTGTGTCTATTCATCCGGCGTTCTCACCGGACGGTCGACACCTGGCGTATGTTTCTGACAGAAGTAATACTTTTCACATCTATATGATGTCTCTTGATAAACCCATTACTCGTGAGGAATTAGTCAAGCGTTTATGGAATTGA
- a CDS encoding zinc-binding dehydrogenase, with protein MFRVTKPEGFGNIQLEEVPIPEVNDRQIRVKSDTTLISRGSELFRRYIREEAVSPSIMGYSLTGRVDAVGAAATDYSIGERVMVVAPHAEYVIAEPDPTDGRIVRLLDDVSFEEGTFLPLSTSAIAWADSSGVKAEDTVVVLGQGLVGSLMLQVFRGYDPARIITVDALPLRCELSTQLGANVVINAEDADPVEVVRHLTDGNGADLVVDCVGGYAGIRSFEQAQDMTRRFGTIQLIALYQQAPLPLHSSKIMSKRLVAGILTDEPRSQIVGRAQEKIKAGEIRASEMITHRFHYTEAKAAFDLLWNSPGDALGVLIKWQ; from the coding sequence ATGTTTAGAGTAACCAAACCAGAAGGTTTTGGCAACATCCAACTCGAAGAAGTGCCAATACCGGAGGTAAATGACCGTCAGATTCGGGTGAAATCAGATACAACGCTCATTAGCCGCGGCTCTGAACTCTTCCGGCGATACATTCGAGAAGAAGCCGTATCCCCCTCAATTATGGGATACTCACTTACAGGGAGGGTGGATGCCGTAGGCGCAGCAGCGACAGATTATAGCATTGGCGAGCGCGTGATGGTTGTAGCACCACATGCGGAATACGTCATTGCCGAACCCGACCCAACCGATGGACGTATCGTCCGACTCCTCGACGACGTAAGTTTTGAAGAGGGCACTTTCCTGCCGCTGTCCACCAGTGCGATCGCTTGGGCAGACTCCTCTGGTGTGAAAGCGGAAGATACTGTCGTTGTTTTGGGACAAGGTTTAGTTGGTAGCCTGATGCTGCAAGTATTTCGTGGATACGATCCGGCTCGAATTATCACCGTAGACGCGTTGCCGCTTCGGTGCGAACTCTCTACGCAACTCGGTGCGAATGTGGTCATAAATGCCGAAGACGCGGATCCGGTTGAAGTGGTGCGTCACCTTACTGACGGAAACGGGGCAGATTTGGTAGTTGATTGCGTTGGCGGTTACGCTGGCATTAGGTCGTTTGAACAGGCACAAGATATGACCCGTCGATTCGGTACGATTCAGCTTATCGCGCTCTACCAACAAGCACCGCTCCCGTTGCATTCCTCAAAGATAATGAGCAAACGCCTTGTCGCGGGTATCTTGACCGATGAACCTCGCTCTCAGATCGTTGGACGCGCCCAAGAAAAGATAAAAGCGGGTGAGATTCGCGCCTCTGAGATGATTACACATCGCTTTCACTACACCGAAGCGAAAGCAGCGTTCGATCTGCTCTGGAATTCTCCCGGTGATGCGCTTGGAGTGCTGATAAAATGGCAATAG
- a CDS encoding methyltransferase, producing the protein MAIDAPPREIEFHAALRGFPVTFSTTWGLFSPKGLDAGTDLLIEHIEIQEDDICLDLGCGYGAIGISIAKCTPTATVYMVDKDFVAVDYAGKNVARNQLSNCHVLLSNGFSHLPDIQFDLITSNLPANVGKELLQIFLADAKQHLKPNGRLYVVTISGLREFIKRNFLNIFGNYQKVKQRHTHTVAMATRNPNN; encoded by the coding sequence ATGGCAATAGATGCCCCGCCACGAGAGATCGAGTTCCACGCAGCGTTACGAGGATTTCCTGTCACTTTCTCCACAACATGGGGGCTTTTTTCGCCAAAAGGGCTCGACGCAGGTACAGACTTATTGATCGAACATATAGAGATTCAAGAAGATGATATCTGTCTTGACCTCGGTTGTGGATACGGCGCCATAGGTATTAGTATCGCTAAATGTACGCCAACGGCAACGGTCTACATGGTGGACAAAGATTTTGTGGCAGTTGACTACGCCGGTAAAAATGTGGCGCGGAATCAACTCTCAAATTGCCACGTCCTCCTGAGCAACGGATTTAGCCATCTCCCCGACATCCAATTCGATTTAATCACCTCCAATCTTCCCGCCAATGTCGGTAAAGAACTCCTACAGATTTTTCTGGCAGATGCGAAGCAGCATCTGAAACCCAACGGTCGCCTCTACGTCGTGACGATTTCTGGGCTGCGAGAATTCATCAAGCGTAACTTCTTGAATATTTTTGGAAATTACCAGAAGGTTAAACAGCGTCACACCCATACCGTAGCAATGGCAACTCGTAACCCCAACAATTAG
- a CDS encoding transglutaminase domain-containing protein: MGDKQQMDSVRLVLIIACVGVFTGPVFAQDNGPNGRTVRVKIVDTTTIAENPIESVKSEKDKLQITFENMPQDLREQWYSLTLMNTKLGYMHVSLEETEYQGEPVIRNKFNMVMNFKALGTDVTQETTRAEYTGFDLMPRYFLSTSDASGLKQVEGRIVDGIAYIKTTLNGETTESKVPVPPDTISEYPGLQSLFRQKGLKIGDKYNLHIFSFDLLKPVKTEIEVTAQETLIHQSEEKQVFVLPQTMDIAGGITAKSWMDADGVIYRTEVPLMGFSLVVTKTDRETALGGTAEVDVILKTRILPAGKRPTPKAEHLEAEVKLLSGNITEAIMSNARQKLEVETGQSGSISIQVPTVVAADCPDLPIRDAAGEFLRSSAYIQAAHSDIQATAQEILNGETNSWRAAKKLCQWVYESITDKRVTGGFGSSLTVLASLSGDCTEHTTLFIALARAAGIPSRICSGIVFSRDAFYYHFWPEVYVGRWVQMDPTFGQMVADANHIQLGGSTLESDNLMEFAEGVFQTINRLEIVITDE, from the coding sequence ATGGGAGATAAACAACAAATGGATAGCGTGCGTTTAGTGCTAATAATTGCTTGTGTAGGTGTATTCACTGGTCCCGTCTTCGCGCAAGACAACGGTCCGAATGGTAGAACCGTTCGGGTCAAGATTGTTGATACGACTACTATAGCAGAGAACCCAATCGAAAGCGTTAAGTCAGAAAAAGATAAACTACAAATCACATTTGAAAACATGCCACAAGACTTGCGGGAACAATGGTACAGTCTCACCCTGATGAATACCAAGCTCGGTTATATGCACGTTTCTCTTGAAGAAACCGAGTATCAAGGCGAACCTGTCATCCGGAACAAATTTAACATGGTCATGAACTTTAAGGCACTCGGAACGGATGTCACACAAGAAACCACCCGTGCTGAGTATACCGGTTTCGACCTGATGCCGCGCTATTTCCTTTCGACTTCCGATGCCTCAGGGTTAAAACAGGTGGAAGGACGGATTGTAGATGGCATTGCTTATATTAAAACCACACTCAACGGAGAAACGACTGAATCAAAAGTCCCCGTGCCACCGGATACAATCTCCGAATACCCTGGTCTGCAGTCTCTTTTCAGGCAAAAAGGGCTCAAAATAGGAGATAAATACAACCTTCATATATTTAGTTTCGACCTGTTGAAACCTGTAAAAACAGAGATTGAGGTTACAGCGCAAGAGACTTTAATCCATCAATCAGAGGAAAAGCAGGTTTTCGTTTTGCCTCAAACAATGGATATAGCCGGGGGCATCACAGCGAAGTCTTGGATGGATGCCGACGGCGTGATCTATAGAACAGAGGTGCCCTTGATGGGATTTTCTCTGGTCGTTACAAAAACCGATAGAGAAACGGCTCTTGGTGGCACCGCAGAGGTTGATGTTATCTTAAAAACCCGCATTCTCCCCGCTGGAAAACGCCCGACCCCAAAGGCGGAACACCTCGAAGCCGAAGTGAAGCTTTTGTCAGGAAACATCACCGAAGCCATTATGTCTAACGCCCGCCAGAAACTCGAAGTCGAGACTGGACAATCAGGTAGCATTTCAATCCAAGTTCCAACGGTTGTTGCGGCCGACTGTCCTGATTTACCTATTCGTGATGCGGCGGGTGAATTCCTTCGGAGCAGTGCTTACATTCAAGCAGCCCATTCTGACATCCAAGCAACGGCTCAGGAGATTTTGAATGGCGAGACGAATTCATGGCGTGCCGCGAAAAAATTGTGTCAATGGGTTTATGAATCCATCACTGACAAAAGAGTGACAGGTGGCTTTGGTTCGTCATTAACGGTATTAGCGTCGCTCTCTGGAGACTGTACGGAACACACGACACTTTTTATAGCGTTGGCACGTGCCGCTGGAATCCCTTCACGCATCTGTTCGGGTATTGTATTTTCAAGGGATGCTTTCTATTATCACTTCTGGCCCGAAGTTTACGTTGGCAGATGGGTACAAATGGATCCGACGTTCGGTCAGATGGTGGCGGATGCGAATCACATTCAACTTGGCGGAAGTACGCTGGAATCGGACAACCTAATGGAATTTGCCGAAGGGGTCTTCCAAACAATCAACCGACTTGAAATTGTGATTACCGATGAGTAG
- a CDS encoding BatA domain-containing protein, which yields MAFLNPLFLFGLLAAGIPLLIHLWNRRRVVTIDFSSLMFLAAAHRENARRFQLRQLLILLLRMTIVALIALALARPFLTLGLPVASVRAKTDVVIVLDNSYSMGYQEVDGVRFETAKTLATDILETLRHGDRATLILMSDTPQPVFQQLTPDLESVIAAINEAEISYRTTNVQPSLELAHEILAASEQLNKELYLISDFARNGWENWSRLPNRSGARISLLPVTESEAHNISIEEIRPSNQLIGVNLLLQLNVTIVNHSAASLGQNILTLFIGGEKQKTVNASFDHVDETLNTTLTHTFSTPGTHTGYLSLTEDRLNIDNRRYFALDVIGEVRVLCVGEQTDYLTLALNPNNFISSHQPSGRTANREPRTANREERNALRKSRVDLRDTAGGYNTMILPTQCTPAEFENFPLEDYDVIILADVPQISQQIDTQLQEFIRHGKSIIVFVGSDSDLPNYNRFSNMWLPAEVGSTLTWTPPQQVGTYQASHPIFDIFPSEGFSTHYAPQFHNGVALQPTAESTVIARFEDDTPFLVERIRGTSAVLLYNCGILTQQRTSATATLRYTNDLLVNPYFLPMLQQSVLYTAMASGNLTWGGHVGDTYTAYYPRSAGGKASIRLIEVSGQPSAVSRQQEDISADGFRQSPIKDSQNTVVPIDEDGRLRFQDIERPGIYQIEVETQGRIQRDFFAVNVDSNESDLAQISLQQAAARVGARTTVSEKTETSTEVPDTIDVRRHGREIWGELLILAVCLMMLESFLSNRASALAVGEE from the coding sequence TTGGCATTTCTTAATCCGCTCTTTCTCTTCGGACTCCTCGCTGCGGGCATTCCATTACTTATTCATCTTTGGAACCGTCGCCGTGTCGTGACAATCGATTTTAGCAGTCTTATGTTCCTTGCGGCGGCACATCGTGAAAACGCTCGCCGATTCCAACTTCGACAACTCCTTATTCTACTTCTACGGATGACGATTGTTGCGCTTATTGCGCTGGCTTTGGCGCGCCCATTTTTGACCCTCGGCTTGCCGGTCGCTTCTGTACGCGCAAAAACCGATGTGGTTATCGTTTTAGATAACTCTTACAGCATGGGATATCAAGAGGTAGATGGTGTCCGGTTCGAGACAGCGAAAACTTTGGCGACGGACATTCTTGAGACGCTGCGTCACGGTGATAGGGCTACACTTATTTTAATGTCGGACACACCGCAACCTGTTTTTCAACAACTCACACCTGACCTTGAGAGCGTTATCGCAGCAATTAACGAGGCGGAAATCTCTTACCGGACGACGAATGTTCAGCCAAGCCTTGAACTCGCGCATGAAATTCTCGCAGCGTCTGAGCAGCTGAATAAGGAACTCTATCTCATTTCAGATTTCGCCCGGAACGGATGGGAAAACTGGAGTCGTCTTCCAAACCGATCGGGTGCTCGGATTTCGCTGCTGCCTGTTACTGAAAGTGAAGCACATAATATAAGTATTGAAGAAATCCGTCCCTCCAATCAACTAATAGGCGTGAATTTACTGCTCCAACTGAATGTAACAATCGTCAACCATTCGGCGGCATCTTTGGGTCAGAATATCTTAACCTTGTTTATTGGAGGCGAGAAACAAAAAACCGTGAACGCTTCGTTCGACCACGTAGACGAAACCTTAAATACTACTTTAACACACACTTTTTCTACGCCGGGTACGCATACCGGTTATCTGTCACTAACAGAAGATCGGCTCAACATCGACAACCGACGCTACTTCGCTTTAGATGTTATCGGTGAAGTGCGGGTCCTCTGTGTCGGGGAACAGACCGACTATCTAACGTTAGCCCTCAATCCAAATAACTTTATTAGTAGCCATCAGCCGTCAGGGCGAACCGCGAACCGCGAACCGCGAACCGCGAACCGCGAAGAGCGGAACGCGCTACGCAAGTCGCGTGTGGATTTGCGGGACACTGCTGGCGGCTATAATACAATGATTCTACCGACGCAATGCACGCCAGCGGAGTTTGAGAACTTCCCGCTGGAAGACTACGATGTTATCATTCTTGCGGATGTCCCACAGATCTCTCAGCAGATTGACACACAACTTCAAGAATTTATCCGTCATGGGAAAAGTATAATTGTTTTTGTGGGTAGCGACAGCGACCTACCAAACTACAATAGATTCAGCAATATGTGGCTACCTGCCGAAGTTGGTTCCACTCTGACATGGACACCCCCACAGCAGGTTGGTACATACCAAGCGTCCCATCCCATTTTCGATATTTTTCCGAGCGAAGGATTTTCTACGCACTACGCGCCGCAATTCCACAATGGTGTGGCACTACAGCCTACCGCTGAATCCACAGTCATTGCGCGTTTTGAAGATGATACCCCTTTCCTTGTTGAACGCATCCGAGGGACAAGTGCCGTGCTACTTTACAATTGTGGGATACTCACGCAACAAAGGACTTCTGCTACTGCTACTCTGCGGTATACAAACGACCTGCTTGTTAATCCGTATTTCCTTCCAATGCTCCAACAGAGCGTCCTTTACACCGCTATGGCGAGTGGTAATTTAACATGGGGCGGGCATGTCGGTGATACCTACACAGCGTACTACCCGCGTAGTGCTGGCGGGAAAGCGTCCATTCGTTTAATAGAGGTTAGCGGTCAGCCGTCAGCGGTCAGCCGTCAGCAAGAGGATATTTCTGCTGATGGTTTCCGACAGTCTCCGATAAAGGATAGCCAGAACACAGTGGTGCCGATTGATGAAGATGGTAGGCTACGATTTCAAGACATAGAACGTCCGGGTATCTATCAAATTGAAGTGGAAACGCAAGGTAGAATTCAACGAGATTTTTTTGCGGTTAATGTTGATAGCAACGAATCCGATTTAGCACAAATTTCGCTTCAACAAGCAGCAGCGCGCGTCGGTGCACGAACAACAGTCTCTGAGAAAACCGAGACATCAACAGAGGTGCCTGACACCATAGATGTCAGAAGACACGGTCGGGAAATTTGGGGTGAATTGCTTATATTAGCGGTTTGCCTTATGATGCTTGAAAGTTTTCTTTCAAATCGCGCAAGTGCACTGGCTGTAGGTGAAGAATAA